One genomic window of Acidobacteriota bacterium includes the following:
- a CDS encoding twin-arginine translocation signal domain-containing protein: protein MNRPNRSAPPSDRRSFLKQVSAAGLGVGLTPAVLKGADDRKVSLGFIGVGGRGSNLLRLCLRFSDVSIPAVCDIAPDNLRRAQDRVQSSGRPRPEGYGEDENSYLELLQRDDLDGVVIATPWELHIRMAIDSMKAGIYAGVEVGPANSIEECWNLVETYEETRVPCMLLENNCYARYNMAILRMVREGVFGELIHCQCGYAHDLRERLVLGKGTGPTPKGDGDYRSMHNQYRNGELYPTHSIGPIAHCLNIQRGNRFEYLTSMATKSRGLRKWAQDNLPPGHPRRDIAWKQGDLVTTTIKCANEETVVIKFDTRLPRPNSFLYVVQGTKGVWMQDADSSSKNKSMIYLDGMEPRHRWQSFDRFQERYEHPLWKSYLAAGIRKGHGGTDFLELRAFKECIKRKINTPIDVYDMAAWMAISPLSEQSIRRSSAPVDFPEFTQGKWMSNPPLFGFTEAY, encoded by the coding sequence ATGAACCGACCGAACAGGAGCGCCCCGCCGTCCGACCGCCGAAGTTTCCTCAAGCAGGTGTCCGCCGCCGGCCTCGGTGTCGGTTTGACGCCCGCCGTCCTGAAAGGCGCCGATGACCGCAAGGTCAGCCTCGGATTCATCGGCGTAGGGGGCCGGGGATCGAATCTGCTCAGGCTGTGTCTGCGGTTTTCCGACGTGAGCATACCGGCGGTTTGCGACATCGCCCCCGACAACCTGCGCCGGGCTCAGGATCGGGTCCAGTCGTCGGGCCGCCCACGTCCCGAGGGCTACGGAGAGGATGAGAATTCCTACCTCGAGTTGTTGCAACGGGACGACCTCGACGGTGTCGTCATCGCAACGCCCTGGGAACTGCACATCCGCATGGCCATCGATTCCATGAAGGCCGGAATCTACGCGGGAGTCGAAGTCGGTCCGGCCAACTCCATCGAAGAGTGCTGGAACCTGGTGGAAACCTACGAGGAGACCCGGGTTCCCTGCATGCTCCTGGAGAATAACTGCTATGCCCGATACAACATGGCGATCCTCAGAATGGTCCGCGAGGGTGTGTTCGGGGAACTGATCCACTGCCAGTGCGGGTATGCCCATGATCTGCGCGAACGCCTGGTCCTGGGAAAGGGCACGGGCCCCACTCCAAAGGGGGACGGGGACTACCGCTCCATGCACAACCAATACCGTAACGGAGAACTCTATCCCACCCACAGCATCGGCCCCATCGCCCATTGTCTGAACATTCAGCGGGGGAACCGTTTCGAGTACCTGACCTCTATGGCGACCAAGTCACGAGGCTTGCGCAAATGGGCCCAGGACAATCTTCCTCCCGGTCACCCGCGTCGAGACATTGCCTGGAAACAGGGGGATCTGGTCACCACCACCATCAAGTGTGCCAATGAGGAGACGGTGGTCATCAAGTTCGACACTCGCCTGCCGCGGCCCAACTCCTTTCTGTACGTGGTCCAGGGTACGAAAGGAGTCTGGATGCAGGATGCAGACAGCAGTTCCAAGAACAAGTCCATGATCTACCTGGACGGCATGGAGCCACGGCACCGGTGGCAATCCTTCGATCGATTTCAGGAGCGGTATGAACATCCGCTATGGAAGAGTTACCTGGCCGCGGGAATCCGCAAAGGACATGGCGGAACCGACTTTCTGGAGCTCCGGGCCTTCAAGGAGTGCATCAAGCGGAAGATCAACACCCCCATCGACGTCTACGACATGGCGGCCTGGATGGCGATCTCGCCCCTCTCCGAGCAGTCGATCCGGCGGTCGAGCGCACCGGTGGACTTCCCCGAGTTCACCCAGGGGAAGTGGATGAGCAACCCGCCGTTGTTCGGGTTCACGGAAGCGTACTGA
- a CDS encoding sulfatase-like hydrolase/transferase: MTASPGICQFFHVQARHLILLGMVIAASVPACKTETGTRQDRPNIILILADDLGYETLGAYGGRSYSTPMLDRLAHQGIRFDHAYSQPLCTNTRVQLMTGRYQHRYWQGFGILPKRERTFGHLIQEAGYRTLISGKWQLHSYDPVDYPGAAVRRGTGMRGADSGFDEYLLWHAWHTEDKGSRYADPTYDLNGKLVREQTGAYGPDLFVEYINDFVERNRDGPFFVYYPMALPHDPFVPTPDSPQWREDSRRHEQDKAYFADMVAYMDKLVGSIVANLDRLDLRRRTLVLFYADNGTHRMITSQLGDRTIRGGKGKTTDAGTRVPMIASWPGTVPAGVVSQDLIDSVDIYPTLAELAGYRLPDEPLIDGASFADRLLGRNGRSRDWVFMHFEPRPGWDKDKYSQLTFVRDRRYKLYGNGELYDVESDVLEAIPIPVSQRNEEQRRITGKFQAVMDRLEGRE; this comes from the coding sequence TTGACAGCATCGCCGGGGATCTGCCAGTTCTTCCACGTGCAGGCCCGGCACCTGATCCTCCTCGGCATGGTGATCGCCGCGTCGGTCCCTGCCTGCAAAACGGAGACCGGCACCCGCCAGGATCGTCCCAACATCATCCTGATCCTGGCGGACGATCTCGGCTACGAAACTCTGGGCGCCTACGGCGGCCGCTCCTACTCGACGCCGATGCTGGACCGCCTCGCCCACCAGGGGATTCGCTTCGACCACGCCTATTCCCAGCCGCTCTGCACCAACACCCGCGTGCAATTGATGACGGGGCGCTATCAGCACCGTTACTGGCAAGGCTTCGGAATCCTGCCGAAAAGGGAGCGGACGTTCGGCCATCTGATTCAGGAGGCGGGCTACCGGACGCTGATCTCCGGCAAATGGCAACTGCACAGCTACGATCCGGTGGACTATCCCGGGGCGGCGGTGAGACGGGGGACCGGGATGCGGGGCGCCGATTCGGGATTCGACGAATACCTGCTCTGGCATGCCTGGCACACCGAGGACAAGGGATCGCGGTACGCGGACCCCACTTACGACCTCAATGGCAAGCTGGTCCGGGAGCAGACGGGGGCTTACGGGCCGGACCTCTTCGTGGAATACATCAACGATTTCGTAGAGCGGAACCGGGACGGCCCGTTCTTTGTGTACTACCCAATGGCGCTCCCGCACGACCCCTTCGTACCCACTCCCGACAGCCCCCAATGGCGGGAGGACTCCCGGCGCCACGAGCAGGACAAGGCCTACTTTGCCGACATGGTCGCCTACATGGACAAGCTGGTCGGTAGTATCGTGGCCAACCTGGACCGGCTCGACCTGCGCCGGCGGACTCTGGTCCTGTTCTACGCGGACAACGGCACCCACAGGATGATTACTTCCCAGCTTGGAGACCGGACGATCCGTGGAGGCAAGGGAAAGACCACCGATGCCGGAACCCGAGTCCCGATGATCGCCAGTTGGCCCGGCACCGTTCCGGCCGGCGTGGTCTCACAGGATCTCATCGACTCGGTGGATATCTATCCGACTTTGGCGGAACTGGCAGGCTACCGGCTTCCGGACGAGCCCCTGATCGACGGCGCCAGCTTCGCGGATCGCTTGTTGGGCCGTAACGGCCGTTCCCGCGACTGGGTCTTCATGCACTTCGAGCCGAGGCCGGGATGGGACAAGGACAAGTACTCGCAACTCACGTTCGTACGCGATCGGCGATACAAGCTGTACGGCAACGGGGAACTCTACGACGTCGAATCCGATGTGCTGGAAGCCATCCCCATTCCGGTGTCACAACGCAACGAGGAACAGCGGCGGATCACCGGGAAGTTTCAGGCCGTAATGGACAGGCTCGAGGGCCGGGAGTAG
- a CDS encoding Gfo/Idh/MocA family oxidoreductase encodes MTNQWKRRRFLSTTGRAAAGLVILPNSRSVWGYPANEKLDVAVIGAGGMGGWNLVHIAGENVEFRSGMRVKPDSQPEMTGENIVALCDTDERSVAELTPGRRNPPSHAFARYGRARKFNDYRRMLDELDRQIDAVVVSTPNHNHAPASVAAMRRGKHVYCEKPGADSVFEARMMAKVAAEQQVATQLGTQMHASDNHRRVVELIRAGAIGAVEECHIWLRSGRGASDRPAETPPVPKGLHWDLFLGPAPYRPYHPTYSRGCGGNWHRWWDFGSGSFGNMGCHYLTPAFRALDLRYPVSVEAQGPPPHPETAPGQLHVRYRFPARGEMPPVTLTWTHGSQPPPVFAENDFPKWAWGVFVGTEGMLLASYGQRMLWPEKKFAHFEPPKPSIPPSIGAEIGLRAPWVAAYKNHPDWRRTAEVGHRAEWIAACKTGSPTGCNFGASGPISEAVMLGSVAYRTGAKLDWDADNLRVANSPEADALLRKKYRSGWTL; translated from the coding sequence ATGACGAATCAGTGGAAGCGCCGGCGTTTTCTCAGCACTACGGGCCGTGCAGCGGCGGGGTTGGTGATTCTCCCCAACAGCCGTTCGGTCTGGGGCTACCCGGCCAATGAGAAGCTCGACGTCGCCGTTATCGGCGCCGGCGGAATGGGAGGATGGAACCTCGTCCACATAGCGGGGGAGAACGTGGAGTTCCGGTCGGGCATGAGAGTCAAGCCGGATTCACAGCCGGAAATGACCGGGGAGAACATCGTAGCTCTCTGCGACACGGACGAGCGGTCGGTGGCCGAATTGACTCCAGGACGCCGGAATCCTCCGAGCCACGCCTTCGCCCGCTATGGACGAGCCAGGAAATTCAACGATTACCGGAGGATGCTCGACGAGTTGGATCGCCAGATCGATGCCGTGGTCGTGAGCACTCCGAACCACAACCACGCTCCGGCGAGTGTTGCGGCGATGCGGCGCGGGAAGCACGTCTACTGCGAGAAGCCGGGCGCCGATTCGGTCTTCGAGGCTCGCATGATGGCCAAGGTGGCCGCCGAGCAGCAGGTGGCGACGCAATTGGGAACCCAGATGCACGCCTCGGACAACCACCGCCGCGTCGTCGAACTGATCCGCGCCGGAGCCATCGGCGCGGTGGAGGAGTGCCACATCTGGCTCCGCTCGGGACGCGGCGCGAGTGACCGCCCGGCCGAGACGCCACCCGTCCCCAAAGGGCTTCATTGGGATCTCTTCCTGGGGCCGGCGCCTTACCGTCCCTACCACCCCACCTATTCCCGCGGTTGCGGCGGCAACTGGCATCGGTGGTGGGATTTCGGCTCCGGCAGCTTCGGCAACATGGGTTGCCACTACCTGACACCGGCCTTCCGCGCATTGGATCTCCGCTATCCGGTCTCGGTGGAGGCCCAGGGGCCGCCACCGCACCCAGAGACGGCACCCGGGCAGCTTCATGTCCGCTACCGGTTCCCGGCCCGCGGAGAGATGCCGCCGGTCACCCTGACCTGGACACATGGAAGTCAGCCGCCGCCGGTGTTTGCGGAGAACGACTTCCCCAAATGGGCCTGGGGCGTTTTTGTGGGCACCGAGGGAATGCTGCTGGCAAGCTACGGGCAGCGGATGCTCTGGCCTGAGAAAAAGTTCGCACACTTCGAGCCGCCCAAACCGAGCATCCCGCCTTCCATCGGTGCGGAGATCGGCCTTCGCGCTCCATGGGTAGCCGCGTACAAGAACCACCCGGACTGGCGTCGGACGGCTGAAGTCGGCCATCGCGCCGAGTGGATCGCCGCCTGCAAAACCGGGAGCCCGACGGGCTGCAACTTCGGCGCTTCCGGCCCCATCTCGGAGGCGGTCATGCTGGGGAGCGTCGCCTATCGCACCGGCGCCAAACTCGACTGGGACGCGGACAACCTGCGGGTCGCCAACTCTCCGGAGGCCGACGCGCTGCTGCGAAAGAAATACCGTTCCGGTTGGACGTTGTGA